One Anser cygnoides isolate HZ-2024a breed goose chromosome 4, Taihu_goose_T2T_genome, whole genome shotgun sequence genomic region harbors:
- the GPR78 gene encoding G-protein coupled receptor 78, with the protein MDLAGVLLALLLVLVLVVSLLSNLLVLLCFVYSTEIRKQVAGVFLVNLSFCNLLLTVLNMPFTLLGILRNQQPLGGCVCKAVGFLETFLTSNTMLSMAALSIDKWIAVVFPLSYTSKMRYKDAVILMGYSWLHSLTFPLVSLFYSWVDYSSVYASCTLHLKEETERRRFTVFTIVFHSTSFMLSLVILCFTYLKVLKVARFHCKRIDIITMQTLVLLVDIHPSVKQRCLNEQKRRRQRATKKISIFIGSFVICFGPYIITRLIELLPFVTINYYWGIISKCLTYSKAASDPFVYSLLRQQYKKVLINIVNRILKRDLYPSSGYNSSLDTENDYCLHRTN; encoded by the exons ATGGACTTGGCAGGCGTGCTGCTGGCGTTGCTCCTCGTGCTGGTGCTGGTCGTCTCCCTGCTCTCCAACCTCCTGGTGCTGCTATGCTTCGTCTACAGTACGGAGATCCGCAAGCAGGTCGCCGGGGTTTTCCTCGTGAACTTATCCTTTTGCAACCTGCTCCTCACCGTCCTGAACATGCCTTTCACCCTGCTGGGGATCCTGAGGAACCAGCAGCCCCTCGGGGGCTGCGTCTGCAAAGCGGTGGGTTTCCTGGAAACTTTCCTCACTTCCAACACGATGCTGAGCATGGCAGCGCTCAGCATCGACAAGTGGATTGCCGTGGTGTTCCCCTTGAGCTACACCAGCAAGATGCGGTATAAGGACGCTGTGATACTGATGGGCTACTCGTGGCTCCACTCCCTCACCTTCCCCTTGGTATCCTTATTTTACTCGTGGGTAGATTACAGCAGCGTTTATGCCTCTTGCACCTTGCACCTGAAGGAAGAGACGGAGCGGAGACGCTTTACGGTGTTCACCATCGTCTTTCACTCCACCAGCTTCATGCTGTCGCTGGTGATCTTGTGTTTCACCTATTTAAAGGTGTTGAAAGTTGCTCGGTTCCACTGCAAGCGGATAGACATTATTACCATGCAGACTCTGGTTTTGCTGGTGGACATCCATCCCAG tgTGAAGCAGCGCTGTCTCAACGAGCAGAAACGGAGGAGGCAGCGGGCTACcaagaaaatcagtatttttataGGGTCGTTCGTGATCTGTTTTGGTCCTTACATTATCACCAG GTTGATAGAGCTCCTTCCTTTTGTTACCATAAACTACTACTGGGGAATTATAAGCAAGTGCCTCACCTACAGTAAGGCTGCATCAGATCCATTTGTTTACTCACTTTTACGTCAACAGTATAAAAAAGTTCTGATCAACATCGTCAATAGGATACTTAAGAGGGATCTGTATCCATCATCAGGGTACAACAGCTCTCTCGACACTGAAAATGATTACTGCTTGCACAGAACAAACTAA